The following are encoded in a window of Castanea sativa cultivar Marrone di Chiusa Pesio chromosome 9, ASM4071231v1 genomic DNA:
- the LOC142609071 gene encoding uncharacterized protein LOC142609071 yields the protein MSKALSQVSKSPFTRRIERAELPKRFAQPTFTVYNGRTDPIEHVSYFNQKMAIYTRNETLMCKVFPSSLGPVAMRWFDRLHERSINSYEELIRAFGARFVMYNKVPRTLDSLLALSMREGETLKTYSDRYWELYNKLDGDFKDVAVRTFKSGLPTKSGLWEVRPLGVPHHETYSDHETVDELNRRV from the coding sequence ATGAGCAAGGCCCTTTCCCAGGTATCCAAGTCGCCCTTCACGAGGCGAATCGAGAGGGCCGAATTGCCCAAACGCTTCGCGCAACCCACCTTCACCGTTTACAATGGGAGGACCGATCCCATAGAGCACGTTAGCTATTTCAATCAGAAGATGGCCATATACACTAgaaacgagactttgatgtgcaaggtgttcccCTCCAGCCTTGGCcccgtggctatgagatggttcgaTAGACTACATGAAAGGTCCATTAATTCCTACGAGGAGCTCATCAGAGCTTTTGGTGCAAGGTTTGTTATGTACAATAAAGTGCCGAGGACATTGGACTCCCTGCTAGCGTTATCGATGAGAGAAGGAGAAACCTTGAAGACCTACTCAGATAGGTATTGGGAACTGTACAACAAATTAGACGGGGACTTTAAGGACGTTGCAGTACGCACCTTCAAGAGCGGGCTACCCACCAAGTCCGGCCTATGGGAAGTCCGACCTCTGGGAGTCCCTCATCATGAAACCTACTCAGACCATGAAACAGTTGATGAACTGAATAGACGAGTATAA
- the LOC142610918 gene encoding COP9 signalosome complex subunit 2-like has translation MGSDADMEDYGFEYSEEEQEEQDVDIENQYYNAKGLVETDPEGALAGFSEVVHMEAEKAEWGFKALKQTVKLYYRLGKYEEMMQAYREMLTYIKSAVTRNYSEKCINSIMDFVSGSASQNFGLLQEFYQTTLKALEEAKNERLWFKTNLKLCKIWFDMGEYGRMSKILKELHKSCRKEDGSDDHKKGTQLLEVYAIEIQMYTETKNNKKLKQLYQQALMIKSAIPHPRIMGIIHECGGKMHMAERQWAEAATDFFEAFKNYDEAGNQRRIQCLKYLVLANMLMESEVNPFDGQEAKPYKNDPEILAMTNLIAAYQRNEILEFEKILKSNRRTIMDDPFIRNYIEDLLKNIRTQVLLKLIKPYTRIRIPFISKELNVPEQDVEQLLVSLILDNRIHGHIDQVNRLLERWDRSKGTKKYAAVEKWNTQLKSLYQTINNRVC, from the exons ATGGGTTCCG ATGCGGACATGGAAGATTACGGATTTGAGTACTCGGAGGAGGAGCAAGAGGAGCAAGATGTTGACATTGAGAATCAATACTACAATGCAAAAG GTTTGGTTGAAACTGATCCAGAAGGTGCATTGGCTGGTTTTTCTGAAGTAGTACACATGGAGGCAGAGAAGGCAGAGTG gggaTTTAAGGCTCTAAAACAAACAGTCAAGCTTTATTATCGGTTAGGGAAGTATGAAGAAATGATGCAAGCATATCGGGAAATGTTGACCTACATTAAGTCAGCTGTGACACGAAACTATAGtgaaaaatgtataaatagCATCATGGATTTTGTTTCTGGGTCAGCTAGTCAGAACTTTGGGCTTTTGCAAGAGTTCTACCAGACAACATTGAAGGCCCTTGAAGAAGCGAAAAATGAG AGACTATGGTTTAAAACAAATCTCAAGCTTTGCAAGATTTGGTTTGACATGGGTGAATATGGACGGATGAGTAAG ATTTTGAAGGAGCTTCACAAATCTTGTCGAAAAGAAGATGGTAGTGATGACCACAAGAAAGGAACCCAACTTTTGGAGGTATACGCGATAGAGATTCAAATGTACACTGAGACCAAGAATAACAAGAAACTCAAG CAACTTTATCAACAAGCACTTATGATCAAATCAGCCATACCCCATCCAAGGATAATGGGGATAATTCACGAATGCGGAGGTAAAATGCACATGGCGGAGCGCCAGTGGGCAGAAGCAGCTACTGATTTCTTTGAAGCTTTTAAAAACTATGATGAAGCTGGAAATCAGCGGCGAATCCAATGCTTGAA ATATCTGGTTCTTGCCAACATGCTGATGGAGTCTGAGGTTAATCCATTCGATGGGCAGGAGGCTAAGCC ATACAAAAATGACCCAGAAATTTTGGCAATGACAAATCTAATAGCAGCCTATCAACGGAATGAAATATTGGAATTTGAGAAAATCCTGAAG AGTAACAGAAGAACTATTATGGATGATCCATTTATCAGAAATTATATCGAGGatcttttgaaaaatattagaaCTCAAGTCCTGCTCAAGCTCATCAAACCTTATACAAGGATCAGGATCCCATTCATATCTAAG GAGCTTAATGTGCCTGAGCAAGACGTTGAGCAGCTGTTGGTGTCACTAATATTGGATAACAGAATCCATGGGCACATAGATCAAGTGAACCGGCTGCTAGAGCGCTGGGACAGGTCAAAGGGAACAAAGAAGTATGCTGCTGTTGAGAAATGGAATACACAGCTAAAGTCTCTCTACCAAACTATCAACAATAGAGTTTGTTAG
- the LOC142610350 gene encoding COP9 signalosome complex subunit 2 → MASDADMEDYGFEYSEEEQEEQDVDIENQYYNAKGLVETDPEGALAGFGEVVGMEAEKAEWGFKALKQTVKLYYRLGKYAEMMQAYREMLTYIKSAVTRNYSEKCINNIMDFISGSASQNSGLLQEFYQTTLKALEEAKNERLWFKTNLKLCKIWFDMGEYGRMNKILKELHKSCRKEDGTDDHKKGTQLLEVYAIEIQMYTETKNNKKLKQLYQQALMIKSAIPHPRIMGIIHECGGKMHMAERQWAEAATDFFEAFKNYDEAGNQRRIQCLKYLVLANMLMESEVNPFDGQEAKPYKNDPEILAMTNLIAAYQRNEILEFEKILKSNRRTIMDDPFIRNYIEDLLKNIRTQVLLKLIKPYTRIRIPFISKELNVPEQDVEQLLVSLILDNRIHGHIDQVNRLLERWDRSKGTKKYTAVDKWNTQLKSLYQTINNRVS, encoded by the exons ATGGCTTCCG ATGCAGACATGGAGGATTACGGATTTGAGTACTCGGAGGAGGAGCAAGAGGAGCAAGATGTTGACATTGAGAATCAATACTACAATGCCAAAG GATTGGTTGAAACTGATCCAGAAGGTGCATTGGCTGGTTTTGGTGAGGTAGTAGGCATGGAAGCGGAGAAGGCAGAGTG GGGATTTAAAGCTTTAAAACAAACTGTCAAGCTTTATTATCGGTTAGGGAAGTATGCAGAAATGATGCAAGCCTATCGGGAAATGTTGACTTACATTAAATCAGCAGTGACACGAAATTATAGcgaaaaatgtataaataacaTCATGGACTTCATTTCTGGGTCAGCTAGTCAAAATTCTGGGCTTCTGCAAGAGTTCTATCAAACCACTCTGAAGGCCCTTGAAGAGGCAAAAAATGAG AGACTCTGGTTTAAAACAAATCTCAAGCTTTGTAAGATTTGGTTTGACATGGGTGAATATGGGCGAATGAATAAG ATTTTGAAGGAACTTCACAAATCTTGTCGAAAAGAAGATGGCACAGATGACCACAAGAAAGGAACCCAGCTTTTGGAGGTATATGCGATAGAGATCCAAATGTACACTGAGACCAAGAATAACAAAAAACTCAAG CAACTATACCAGCAAGCACTAATGATTAAATCAGCAATACCTCATCCAAGGATAATGGGAATAATTCATGAATGTGGGGGGAAAATGCACATGGCAGAGCGCCAGTGGGCAGAAGCAGCTACAGATTTTTTTGAAGCTTTCAAAAATTATGATGAAGCTGGAAATCAGCGGCGTATCCAATGCTTGAA ATATCTCGTTCTTGCCAATATGCTGATGGAGTCTGAAGTTAATCCCTTTGATGGGCAGGAGGCTAAGCC ATACAAAAATGACCCTGAAATTTTAGCTATGACAAATCTAATAGCAGCCTATCAACGGAATGAAATATTGGAGTTTGAGAAAATCCTGAAG AGCAACAGAAGAACAATTATGGACGATCCATTTATCCGAAATTATATTGAGGatctcttaaaaaatattagaactCAAGTCTTGCTCAAGCTCATCAAACCTTATACAAGAATCAGGATCCCATTCATATCCAAG GAGCTAAATGTGCCTGAGCAAGATGTTGAGCAGCTGTTGGTGTCACTAATATTGGATAACCGAATCCATGGGCACATTGATCAAGTGAACCGGCTGCTAGAGCGCTGGGACAGGTCAAAGGGAACAAAGAAGTATACTGCTGTGGACAAATGGAACACACAGCTTAAGTCTCTCTATCAAACTATCAACAATAGAGTGAGTTAG
- the LOC142610352 gene encoding uncharacterized protein LOC142610352: MEGTKEKKMKILCLHGFRTSGSFLKKQISKWDPSIFAQFDMDFPDGIFPAGGKSDIEGIFPPPYFEWFQYDKDFTEYTNLEECISYLCEYITTKGPFDGFLGFSQGATLSALLLGYQAQGKVLKDHPPMKLFVSISGAKFRDPSICEVAYKDPIKVKSVHFIGAKDWLKLPSEDLATAFDNPLIIRHPQGHTVPRLDEVAIKQLQSWTAEILQCNNNCAVENKHEMENGEAKVEFEEKNAEEACKIHNHEKSAINTNNRELEVADDASA; encoded by the exons atggAAGGcacaaaagagaagaagatgaagatactATGCCTCCATGGATTTAGGACCAGTGGGAGTTTTCTGAAAAAGCAAATTAGCAAATGGGATCCTTCTATATTTGCTCAATTTGACATG GATTTCCCAGATGGTATTTTTCCCGCAGGAGGAAAATCAGACATTGAAGGCATCTTCCCACCACCTTATTTTGAGTGGTTCCAGTATGACAAG GACTTCACAGAGTACACCAACTTGGAAGAATGCATTTCTTACTTGTGTGAATACATCACAACCAAAGGTCCTTTTGATGGTTTTCTTGGCTTCTCTCAG GGTGCAACACTGTCAGCCCTTCTGCTGGGCTACCAGGCACAA GGAAAGGTGTTGAAAGATCATCCACCCATGAAACTATTCGTATCAATATCTGGGGCAAAGTTCAGAGACCCAAGCATATGTGAGGTTGCCTACAAAGACCCCATCAAGGTCAAATCTGTCCACTTCATTGGAGCCAAGGATTGGTTGAAACTGCCTTCTGAGGATCTTGCTACCGCTTTTGACAACCCTCTCATCATAAGGCATCCTCAAGGCCATACGGTCCCAAGATTAG ATGAGGTTGCTATCAAGCAGTTGCAAAGTTGGACAGCAGAAATCCTCCAATGTAATAATAATTGTGCTGTGGAAAACAAGCAtgaaatggaaaatggagaagcAAAAGTGGAATTTGAGGAGAAAAATGCAGAAGAAGCGTGTAAGATCCACAACCATGAAAAGAGTGCAATTAACACAAACAATAGGGAACTTGAAGTTGCCGATGATGCCTCAGCCTGA